One part of the Mariniblastus fucicola genome encodes these proteins:
- a CDS encoding glycosyltransferase — protein MDAREENGFAVIRSEPRKVILLSSYGTGAQNGKNLGSPGYSHDIVMQLYAPLLKSWGDVISIADPWNNLESAIVDARERGLDPIHLSVIPCQDAYLSVNAPNVLMPAWEFPDIPDHDFGLNPQNDWTKVASKCDALIVSGPFTSNAFRKSGVKVPIHHVQVPTPESYFELKPWRNDQTRSIKCTGYSFQHDEKEADKIPLPIAAPHRKPKSGLKKVGRKVEKAIRDRVRATVNDELYRKISNRFKKSKKINILPARFEVDQLDLSGVVYTSIFNPNDGRKNWQDLITSFLVALGERDDATLVVKLVTRDSVAVAKFLRFYRGRDIDQRCRVIVTSEYLTDQQLVDLTEASTYYIQTTKAEGNCLPLMNFLAAGRPGISPCHSAISDYFDDEIGFVADSNPEPAAWPHDPHLRTRSTWGRLVWTSMVDQIRKSYQIAKDSPETYNEISQRSRERLRSWASPDCVQGRLIEALDDVYESRSHADPVHENVRPAEVKRPTRKAA, from the coding sequence ATGGACGCTCGTGAGGAAAATGGTTTCGCTGTGATTCGAAGTGAGCCTCGAAAGGTCATTCTCTTAAGCTCTTACGGCACGGGAGCACAAAACGGAAAGAACTTGGGCTCACCGGGTTACTCGCATGACATCGTGATGCAGCTTTATGCTCCGCTGTTGAAATCATGGGGAGACGTCATCTCGATTGCGGACCCGTGGAACAATCTTGAGTCAGCTATTGTTGATGCTCGAGAACGTGGCCTCGACCCGATCCATCTGTCAGTAATTCCCTGCCAGGACGCATACCTGTCCGTGAATGCTCCAAACGTTTTAATGCCGGCATGGGAATTTCCGGATATCCCCGATCACGACTTTGGTCTTAATCCTCAGAACGATTGGACGAAAGTGGCGAGCAAGTGTGACGCCCTGATCGTAAGTGGCCCATTTACGTCCAACGCATTTCGGAAATCGGGCGTGAAAGTTCCAATTCATCATGTGCAGGTTCCGACACCGGAGTCCTATTTTGAATTGAAACCGTGGCGGAATGATCAAACGCGATCAATCAAGTGCACTGGGTATAGCTTCCAACACGACGAGAAAGAAGCGGATAAAATCCCACTTCCGATTGCAGCGCCGCACAGAAAACCCAAATCCGGACTAAAGAAAGTTGGCCGGAAGGTAGAAAAAGCGATTCGCGACAGAGTCCGGGCAACGGTCAATGACGAACTCTATCGCAAGATATCCAATCGATTCAAGAAGTCCAAAAAGATCAACATCTTGCCGGCAAGATTTGAAGTGGACCAGCTCGACCTGAGTGGCGTTGTATACACCAGCATTTTCAACCCCAACGACGGCAGAAAAAATTGGCAAGACCTGATCACTTCCTTCCTGGTGGCTCTTGGCGAAAGGGACGACGCGACACTGGTTGTAAAGCTGGTGACGCGAGACAGCGTTGCCGTCGCAAAGTTTCTGCGATTTTATCGGGGCAGGGACATCGACCAGCGTTGTCGCGTGATCGTAACTTCGGAGTATCTCACGGACCAGCAGCTCGTTGATTTGACGGAAGCATCGACCTATTACATTCAGACGACCAAGGCTGAAGGCAACTGTCTTCCACTGATGAATTTTCTGGCCGCTGGCAGACCCGGCATCTCTCCGTGCCATTCAGCGATTTCGGATTACTTTGACGATGAGATCGGATTTGTTGCAGACTCAAACCCCGAGCCCGCTGCATGGCCACACGATCCACATTTACGAACGCGTTCAACCTGGGGGCGGCTGGTTTGGACTTCGATGGTCGATCAGATTCGCAAGAGCTACCAAATCGCGAAAGATTCCCCGGAAACATACAACGAAATCAGTCAACGCTCTCGCGAGCGACTAAGAAGTTGGGCCAGTCCCGACTGCGTTCAAGGGAGACTCATTGAAGCATTGGACGACGTCTACGAATCTCGCTCCCATGCAGATCCCGTTCACGAAAACGTTAGGCCGGCAGAGGTGAAACGACCTACTCGAAAAGCTGCATGA